GCACCGCTAACCTGGAAATCTGCAGACTCCTGTGTGGGATGTAAGAGAGCAATGATCGCTCAACACAAGCAGATTTCCCGATATCGGTCCTGGGAGCACGTGTCATATGAAGACAAAGGACGGAAAAAAGCGGGAACTTTAAACTTTTTACCATTGGAAACATTAGCTCCTCcctctgctgattggctgaacacaggACGGTTAGGGGGGTTTGAATTTCCCGCCGCTTCTAAATGTAATGACGTCATTTACACTGTAAAAAGAATTCAATTAGGCTCTAGATCAACTCCACCGACCACCACAAATGGCTCCTGTTAACGGAGAAAGGAGAGTAATGAACGAGACCCCAGAATGCCGAGATCTGTGCAGCAAGGGGTTAAATAAGTCCCTGAATACACATCAACTCACTGAGCAATGCCCAGATTATTCCTGAGGTTTTCTCACTATCTCCCTCGTCATCAGACGCAGAGCCCCGGGCGGTGCGAGCAGACACCTCGGGGAGACGGGAGAGGACACCGGAgcagtgtgggtggctcttatagtgagggtgtaggtggctcttatagggagggtgtgggtggctcttagaagagcctttggggtgaggagcggagcacggagccgatcacttggcgctggtgtacttggtgacggccttggtgccctcggacacggcgtgcttggccagctctccgggcagcagcaggcgcacggcggtctggatctcccgggaggtgatggtggagcgcttgttgtagtgagccaggcgggaggcttcccctgcgatgcgctcgaagatgtcgttgacgaaggagttcatgatgcccatggccttggaggagatgccggtgtcggggtggacctgcttcagcaccttgtacacgtagatggcgtagctctccttcctgctcttcctccgcttcttgccgtccttcttctgagtcttggtcacggctttcttggagcccttcttgGGCGCAGGCGCAGACTTGGCAGGTTCAGGCATGATAACACCGGTCTCAGCACAAGTGAGCAGAATAATGATCCTGCTCCTCCAAGAGCGGAGGAATTTATAGCCCGGCCATGCAGATGAGCGCTGCTGTCAGACCGCCGTGCTATTGGGTGATGAAGTCATGTGACCAACGGGAACGTCAGACGCTCCGCCCACTGCAGCTGATTGGTGGTTCTCCAACTGATATTTCGCTTTTCAGCACCCTCCATATAGCGCTGTAAAACACGTATAATGCTGAATACATCTAAATAGTGCTGTGAAGCGCCATATACCGCAGTGCACCCTCATATAGTGCTCTATGTGTTAATGTAGCTCTGTTTACCCTTCATGTGCTGCAGTATACTCCAATATAGTGCTGCTATTCATCTGTAtagtgcagagtgcccccatatactgcAACTTACTGACAAATGACTGTGCCACTTCCAGAGCTCGGCCGTCATGGCCCTGCAGGAGGCCAGCGAGGCTTATCTGCTGGGGAGTCTGGGGATGTACTAGATTTTCTCGGCACCACCATCCGCATGTGGGGTGCTGCTGTAATCCCGTTCAttatcctcatttttcctctgcaCATTCCCACATCCAGCCAAGTGATCGCGGGGTCCAGTATACTCATCAGCATTGCCAATACTTCGATATGTAGCAAAGAAGGAGTGGTGTAAAAATTTGGGGGGCATTTTGAGGGCAACCCAAACGTTGTGCCCCACCAAAAAATGTCCCGGTTGACCCAAAACATTCTGAAAAAAATTACCACACACTCTTATAGTGTTCCTCTACACACCCTGAGAATTTGTGGTCGACAGACCCAAACCGGGCTTAGCAGTGACCTTGCGCACCACAGACTTCAATGGGCAGGGTCACTTTGGGGAGTCTCTGCTCAGCCCAGTTTGTGGCTATCATCAACCCCAAATGTTCAGGGTGTGTAGCTCTAGTGGACCAGTGCTGTAAAAATTTAGGGGGCATTTTGAGATGACCCAAAACATATGCCCCTCCCCACCCCCAAACTTCTGAACAAATTACCCGACACTCTTGAATTGTTCCTCTACACACCCTGAACATTTGGGGTCGATGGGCACAAACTAGGCTGAGCAGTGACCCTGCGCGCGATAGGCTTCCATGGGCAGGGCAGCTTTGGGGGGTAACTGCTCAGCACAGATTGGGGCTATCGACTTCAAATTTTCATAGTGTGTAGAGGAATAATTCATGAGTGTGGGCTATTTTTTTTCTGAATAccttgctctatatactgtacacactgctctagatattgtacactgctctatatactgtacacactgctctatatattgtatactgctctatatactgtacactgatttACATACTGtaccctctcctgtatatactgtacacactgctactgtacactctggtctatatactgtgtactctgctgtatatactgtacacactgctctatatactgtacgctCTGGTCTATaatactgtacactgctgtatatactgttcacactgctctatatactgtacactgctctaaatactgtacacactgctctatatactgtatatactgtatatatactgtatatattgctgtatatatactgtatatatactgtatatattgctgtatatactgtacaatctgttgcacagtctgtatacactgctgtatatactgcatactctgctctatatactgtacacacggcACTATgctatacactgctctatatactgtacactctggtctataaactggacactgctgtatatactgtactctgctttatatactgtacacactgttgTATATACTGTAGACTCTCCTCTATTATCTGTGACACTTATTACACTGCTGATCTGGGCTGTGCAGATGTGATGTtgtgcactatatatactatatacagctgtGTTCTCTGTGTAGACGCTGGATTTTGTGTCTCCGCTTTTCTCCCAATATTCCCCTTTTGCACAACAGTGGGGGTCACATACATGCATGAAT
The nucleotide sequence above comes from Ranitomeya imitator isolate aRanImi1 chromosome 7, aRanImi1.pri, whole genome shotgun sequence. Encoded proteins:
- the LOC138646025 gene encoding histone H2B 1.1, which produces MPEPAKSAPAPKKGSKKAVTKTQKKDGKKRRKSRKESYAIYVYKVLKQVHPDTGISSKAMGIMNSFVNDIFERIAGEASRLAHYNKRSTITSREIQTAVRLLLPGELAKHAVSEGTKAVTKYTSAK